The sequence below is a genomic window from Sorangiineae bacterium MSr12523.
GGGGCGGGCGGCGAAGTCTCGTGAGGAGGAATCATCGCAATGCGGTTGCAGCAAGTCCCCGACGGTTCGAAGCGATACATCCTTCAAAAGCTTCACATCCTGGTGGTCGAGGATGACCGGGATTCGCGCTCGATGATCTCGCGCTTCCTGCAACAGGCGGGTGCGCGGGTCACCGCGGTGTGCGATGCGTTCGAGGCGCTACAGGTCATTCGTGCCGTGCGTCCGGATGTCATCTTGTCCGACATCGCCATGCCCGGCATGGACGGACATGCCCTCATTCGCCACGTGCGAAGTTCGCCCGCCGCGATGGGTGCCCTGGTGCCCGCCATTGCGGTAAGCGCCTTCGCCGCGCACGACGATCGCATGACCGCGATCCACGCCGGTTTCGACGAGCACCTCGCCAAGCCCGTGGACTTCGGCGCGATGCTGCAAGCCATCTTGCGGGTCGTCCGCGAGAAGCGCGACACATCGGACAAGGCGACGATCCCGCCGGTCGCGAGTTCGTAAATTGGGCTAGGGCTTGCGTTTGGGTGCGCTTGCGCCGGCCAAAAAGGCGCCCTACTAATGCCCGACCTTGAGCGCTGAGTATCCGACATCATCGGCCTTGGAGGCAGCGGCCCCGGCGAAAACGCGCGCGGATCTCGAATGGGACCGGGTGCTTTCGGCGGTCGCCGAACGCTGCCAGGGCGACATGGGGAAGTCCGAGGCCCTTTCGCTGTCGTTCGCCGGCACCAGGGAAGAGGTGCGCGCGCGGCTGGCCGAGGCCAAAGAAGCGCACTCGTGCCTGCTCGCGGGCGAGCCTCTTCCGGTCAGCGCCACTTTCGACGTGACGGAAGCGGTGCAGCGCCTCAAGGTGGGCGGTGCCCTCGGCCCCATCGAGTTGCGCGGCATCGGCGGCATGCTCACGGCGGCGCGTGCGCTGCGTCGCTTTCTCCATGCGCGCCGCGGTACGTTGCCCGCGCTCTATGCGGCGTGTGCCACCGATCCGACGTTGGATGGGCTCGCCGAGGAGGTGGCGGGCTCCTTCGATCCGGATGGCACCCTGTCCGATCGCGCGAGCCCCGCGTTGGGCCGCCTTCGCGCCGAGCGCCAGGCCGCGCGTCAACGCATGCTGGCGCGCTTGGAAGATCTCATGGTGCGCTACGAGCGCGTCCTGCAGGACAAGTTCGTCACCGAGCGTGAAGGGCGATACGTCCTGCCCGTGCGCTCCGACGCGCACGAGCGCTTCCCCGGCTTGGTGCACGCCACGAGCGCCAGCGGATCGACCATCTTCGTCGAGCCGCGTGCGGTCATCCCGATGGGCAACCGCCTCAAGATGCTCGACGCGGAGGTGGAGCGCGAGGAGATTGCAGTCTACACGCGTCTATCGACGCTGTTGGGCGACGCGCTCGCGAGCCTCGAAGCCTGCCGTGCCGCCATCGCGCGGGCCGATGTGCTTGCAGCGATTGCGCAGCTGGCCGAGGAGCTCGGGCTAGTATTTCCCAACGTGGTCGACGAGCCGCGGCTCGACTTGAAGAAGGCGCGCCACCCGCTCTTGGCGCTCGATGGGACGAAGGTCATCGCGAGCGATCTGGCCATCGGCGCAGGGCATGCGGTGGTGGTGAGCGGCCCCAACGCGGGCGGGAAAACGGTGGCCCTCAAGACGATGGGGCTCGCGGCGCTGATGGTGCGCGCGGGGCTTCCCGTCGCGTGCGACGAGGGCAGCGTCGTCGGCATTTTCGACGTGGTGGTGAGCGACGTCGGCGACGATCAGAACCTGTCGAAAAACCTGTCCACGTTCAGCGCGCACGTCTCCAACCTGCGCGACATCTTGGATGCGGCCCATCGCGGCGCACTGGTGCTGCTCGACGAGCTCGCGGGCGGAACCGATCCGCGCGAGGGCGAGGCGCTCGCCGCAGGTGTGCTCGATTCACTGTGCGCACGCGGCGGCGCCGTCGTGGTCACCACGCACTACGAGGGCCTCAAGGCGCTCGCGCTGGCGGACGAGCGCTTTCAGAACGCGTCGGTGGGCTTCGACCTCACGACGATGGAGCCGACGTTCCGCGTCACCATCGGCATTCCGGGCAGCTCGAGTGCGCTCGCCGTGGCGCGGCGCTTCGGCATGCCGGGCACGGTCATCGAGCGCGCCGAACGCTTCCTGTCGCGCGAGGATCAGAGCTTCGAGACGCTCGTGAAACGGCTGCACGAGGAGCGCGCGGCCTTGGAGCTGGCGCGCAGTGCGGCGACGACCCGCGAGCGCGAGGCGGAGCAAGCACGCGCGCGGTTGGAGGCGGAGATCGCGCGCACGCGCGACCAAGAGGCGCGCATCGTCTCGCGCGAGGCCGAGGCACTGCTCGCGAGCCTGCGGCGCGCCAAGGACGATTTGCGCGAGGCGCAGGCCCGGCTGCGCGCGAAGAAGCTCGACGAGGCGCAGCTTCGCGATGCCGAGCGCGCGATCCAACGCGTCTCCGGTGCCGTGGCGCTGGGCGGCGAGCTGGAACCGGTCGTGCGCGCACGCGAAGCGCGCGAGCGCGGCGAGGCTGCGGAACGGCGGCCACTCGCGCCGGGTGAAGTCCGCCGCGGCACCCGCGTGTACGTGCCGCGTCTTCGCGCCGAGGCCGAGGTGGTGGAGGTCTCGGGCGAATCGGTGCGCGTCTCGGCGGGCGCGCTCAAGTTGAACGTGCCTTTGGGCGAGCTTCGCTCGGCCGCGCCCGCGGAACCTGCCGCCCCCGCCAAGCCGGCCCCCGCGGCCGCACCCGGAGGAGAAGCGCGCCGCGATCCCGCGATTGCGACCAGCGACAACACCTGCGACTTGCGCGGGCTGCGCGTCGATGATGCCCTGGCCCTGGCCACGTCCTTTCTCGATCGATGCCTCAACGAGCGCCGCTCGGTGGCCTTCCTTCTCCACGGACACGGCACCGGCGCCCTGCGCGATGCACTCCGCAAAGAGCTGAAGTCCAGCTCCTACGTGGCGCACATGCGCTCGGGCACCCAGGAAGAAGGCGGCGACGGCGTGACCGTGGTGTGGCTCAGTTAGCCTGATTTAGTTCTGTTTGCGCTGTTCCACCAAGAGCGCCACCCCGTCGAGGATGCGCTCGAGGCCGAAGGTCAGCATGTGCATCGGATCCAAGAGGCCCTCGTAGGCCTTCGACGAGGCCGAGCCCACGCGGCCGGCCACCGGAAAGCGCGATTCGTCCATCACTTGGGTCAGGATCGGCCCGGTGGTCACCCACCACTCGCTGTCGCTCATTCCGCTCTCACGCTGCACACGCTCCGAGCTCAACTTCGCGGCCGCTGCGCAGGACACGTGCGTCAGCACCAATGTCAGCACCGAGTCCATCTCGATGTCGGTGAGCCCGAGCCCGTCGAGCGGCCGCAACTCGGCCTCGTATTTGAGACAGAGGTTCGGCCCCAACGCGGGACGCGGTCCCAGGATTTCGATCATCCACGGATGCCGTAAGTACGCCTCCCAGTTGCGACGCGCGATGAAGCGCATGCCTTCGCGCCAGCCACCGGGCTGCCGGGCCGGCTCGCCCTCGTCCGCGTAGATCTCGCCGAGCACCGTATCCAGCATCAGATCGGTCAGCTCGCCCTTTCCCGGCACGTGCGTGTACAGCGACATGGTCCCGACCTTCAGGGCCTCGGCCACTTGCCGCATCGACACGGCTTCGAGGCCTTTCGCATCGGCCAGTTCGATCGCCGCCTGCACGATGGCCCGCACGGTCAGCCCGGAACGACCGGGCTTCGCGTGCGAACCCCATAGCAACAACAGGCTGCGCGCCGGATCGGCGCGCTCCTTTTTCTCCGCCACTTGACGCCGCCTTCTTCGAACCGTACAGTGTACGGTACACTATACGATGTCAGACGCTGATGGCACCCTTGCGGAAGTCGCTCTTGGCGATCTTCACGTTCACGCACGCCGGCTTGCCCGCGGCAAACGCAGCGTCGAGCGCGGGGCCGAGGTCCTCCACCTTCTCGACGTAGGCGCCGAAGCCGCCGCACGCTTCGACCACCTTCTCGTAGCGCGTGTACTCCAGGCCCGTGGCCACCGCGCGCTCCGTTCCGTAAATCTCCACCTGACCGCGGCGGATTTGCGTCCAGCCCGCGTCGTTGCCGATCACCGCGATGACCGGGATGTTCTGCCGCACCATCGCTTCGAACTCGAGCCCGTGCAGGCCGAAGCTTCCGTCGCCGTAGACGAGCACCACGTTCGCATCCGGCCGCGCAAGCTTCGCCGCCATCGCATAACCGGGACCCACACCCAAGGTGCCCAGCGGGCCCGGGTCCATCCACAGCTGCGGCCACTCCAACTTGAGCACGTAGGCCGCCGTCGCCACGAAATCGCCGCCATCGCCCACCACGATGTCGTTCGGCTTGAGCCGCTTGCCCAATTCCGCGCACACGCGCAGCGGGTTGGGCGGCGAATCGTTGGAGCCGATCTCGGCCTCCATCTTCGCGCGCCGCTTCGTCTCTTCTGCGCGCACGGCCGAGAGCCACTCGGGCGCCTTCTTCGAGGGCAGCGCGCGAAGCAGCTGGTCCAAAACGAGCCCGCTGTCGCCGTGAATGCCGAGGTCCACGCGGCGGTTGCGTCCCAGCTCGGCGCCCTCCAGATCGATCTGCACGATTTTCACGTCGTTGGCCCACGTCGGCGAGCGGCCATAATCGACGCGGAAGTCGAACGGCGTGCCGAACACGAAGGCAACGTCGGCCTGCGCCAGCGCGAACTTGCGCGAGCGCGAAAAGAGCTGCGGGTGGTTCGCCTTCAGCGCGGTGCGGGCCATCCCATTGAGAAAGAACGGCACCTCGTACGCGTCGGCCGCGCGGGCCACCGCATCGAACATCGGCGACCATCGGAGCTGCGAGCCCACGAGGAAGCACGGCCGCTGCGCCTCGCGGAGCAACGCCGCCGCGCGCTCGATGGATCGGTAATCGCCGCCGGGACGCGGCGGCTCGGCGAACGGTGCGGTCGCCGGCTGATCGGCGTCGTCGTGCACGTTCATCAACAGGTCGAGCGGCATCTCCAGGAACACCGGGCCGGGCACGCCCTGCTGCGCCACACGGAACGCCGCATCGATGTACTCGGCGATGCGCCGCGTCTCGGGAACCTGCACGCTCCACTTCGTGATGGGGCGCATCAGGCTCACGTGATCCATATCTTGGAGCGAGCCCATATCCGTCAGGAGCTTGGGGCCCGCGCCTCCAATCACGATCATGGGCACGCCCGCCCGCTGCGCATTGGCCACGGCGGTCACCACGTCGGTTACACCGGGACCTGCCGTCACGGCGCAGACACCGGGCTTACCCGTCACACGCGCGTAGCCATCGGCTGCGTGCCCGGCGGTCTGCTCGTGCCGCACGTCGACGACGCGGATCTGCTCATCGAGACAGCCGTCGTAGATGGCCTGGATGTGCCCCCCGCACAGCGTGAAGAGATGAGTCGTTCCATGACGCTTGAGGGCCTGCGCGACGATTCGACCACCGTGGACGTAACCCATTGAACCTTGCTCCCTTGTTTAGAAACTCCGCGACGGCAGAGTACACCAACCGATCCTAGCCTCGGGCGATTCGCAATCTGGGACAAGCGAAGCCGGAGGCTCGATGCCATAGGTGCCTTTCCACGGCGCCCTGCGCTCCAGGAGCTTTCCATGTCGCAACAGCTATCGAACGACCTTTTGTCGCTCAAGATCGAGCGCAATCCACGAGAGAACAAGAGCGGCGCACGTTGGCTGACCCTCGTCGGCGGCGGTGCGGCCGCGTTGGCCTTGGGCGTGGTCGCATACACGGCGGGCATTCCCTACCTGGAGGCAAAGTTCTTCCGAACCAAGGTCGACGTGACCGAGGTGGCCATGGTGTCGCCGTCGCAAGCCCAGGTGGAGTTGAGCGCGACCGGCTACGTCGTACCGCAAATCACGGCACGCATTGGCGCGAAAGTCATTGGACGGGTCGCGCACACGCGCATCAAGGAGGGCTCGCGTGTGAAGGCGGGCGACGTGATGTTCGAGCTCGATGCCGCGGATCAAAAGAGCGCCATCGCATCGGCCCAAGCGCGGTACGAAGCGTCGTCGGCGCGCGCATCGGCATCGCACGCGCAGATGCGGGAGGTGCAGCAGCAGCTCGCCCGCGAGAAAAAGCTGGTCGCCACCGGCGCCGTGGCCCCGGCCCAATCGGAAGATCTCGATGCGCGCGTAGCCACGATGCGTGAGACCGCGCGCGCCGCGGAAGCGGAGGCCCACGCGCAAAGGGCGGAGGTGAAGGCGCTTTCCGTGGGCCTCGGGAATTTGACCATCGTGGCGCCCATCGACGGCACCGTCGTGAACAAGCCGGTGGAGGTGGGGGCGGTGGTCCATCCGGAGATCCCGCTGACCGAGCTGGTGGACTTCGATTCGCTGCTCATCGAGGCCGACGTGCCCGAGGCGAAGATGGGCAGCATCAAAAAGGACGCCCCGTGCGAGGCCGTCTTCGATGCGATTCCCAACCAGCGCATTCGCGCGGTGGTGGTCGAGGTGAGCCCTCGGTTGAACCGCGCAAAGGCCACCGGCACGATCAAAGTGAAACTCGTCGACACCGTCGAGGGCGTGCTTCCCGAGATGAGCGCCCGGGTGAGCTTTTTGTCCAAGCCTCTCGAGGCGGACCAAATGAAGGAGCCGCCGCGCAAAGTCGTGCCTTCGTCGGCATTGGCCGAGCGCGCGGGCAGCAAAGTGGTATTCGCGGTCGACGGGGAGCGCGTGCGCATGCAGCGCGTGGATCTCGGCGCGCCCTTCGGCTCCGGCTTCGAACTGAAACATGGTCCCGAGCCAGGAACGGTCCTGGTGCGGGATCCTTCGCCGGCGCTCGCGGATGGACAGGCGATCAAGAGAAATTGATTTTTTGACGGCCGCGCGATTGGAGAGGAACCAATGATCAAACTGAGCGCCATCGACAAAACGTATTACCGCGGCGACGAAGCCGTCAAAGTCCTCCATGGATTGAGTCTCGACATTCCCACGGGCTCGTTCGAAGCGCTGATGGGCCCCTCGGGCTCGGGCAAATCGACGCTATTGAATCTCATGGCCGGTCTGGATCGCCCGAGTGGCGGATCCATCGAAATTGCGGGGCAGCGCATCGATCAATTGAGCGAAAGCCAACTCGCTCGATGGCGGGCCGACAACGTCGGTTTCATTTTTCAGTCGTACAACCTATTGCCGGTGCTCTCGGCAGTGGAAAACGTGGAATTGCCATTGCTCCTCACCGCGGTGCCTGCGCGCGAACGGCGGCGGCGCGCGGAGACGGCATTGCGCATCGTGGGATTGTCCGAGCGCATGCACCATTATCCGCGGCAGTTGTCCGGCGGCCAGGAGCAGCGCGTGGCGATTGCACGGGCCATCGTGAACGATCCCAAGCTTCTCGTTTGCGACGAGCCCACGGGCGATTTGGATCGAAATAGCGCCGACGAAGTTTTGAGGCTGCTGGAGACGTTGAACAAAGAGTTGCACAAGACCATCGTGATGGTCACCCACGATCCGGTCGCGGCCGAACGAGCCGGCATCGTGCGCCGCCTCGAAAAGGGCGCACTCGCATAGAGAAAGGCCTTCAACGTGAACTTCTTTTCCATCGCGTTCAAGAACTTGGCGCGAAATCGCTTTCGCGTGGTCCTCACCATTTTGGGGGTCGCCGTGCCGGTGGTGACCTTCGTTCTTCTGCGCACGGTCATTTGGGCGTGGGAATTGGGCGCCGAAGTTGCGGCCAAAGATCGCGTGGTGACCCGCCACAAAGTCACCTTCATCATGACCTTGCCTTTGCGTTACGTCAGCGAACTGCAGCAGCATGCCAAGGAGCTCGGCGTGAAACAGAGCACGTACGCCGTGTGGTTCGGCGCCAAAGACCCCGCGCACGACAAGGAGTTCTTTGCGACCTTGGGCGTGGACCCCAAAACGTACCTGGACGTGTACACGGAAATGTCGATTGCGCCGCAGGAGAAGCAGGCGTGGTTACAGAACCGCAAAGGCGCGCTGGTGGGTGACGTTTTGGCGCGCAAACTCGGGTGGAAGGTGGGCGACAAAGTCACGTTGCAAACCCCGTTTTATCCGGATACGCCCAATTGGGAATTCACCATCGAGGGCATTTACCAGGCGACGGCCAAATCCGTGGATCGATCGAGCTTCTTCTTTCACTTCGACTACATCAACGAATCCATCCCTGTCCGGCAGCGCGACCAGGTCGGCTGGATCATCAGCCGCGTGGTCGATCCATCGCGCGCGGCGGAGGTGGGGGTCCGCATCGACAAGATGTTCGACGAGCAGGAAACGCAGACCTTGAGCCAGGACGAAGGCGCCTTTCAAGCGAGCTTTCTCGCATCGTTCTCGGCGCTGCTGAAGACGCTCAACGTCATATCCATCGTCATTCTGGTCATCATGTCGCTCATTCTCGGCAATACCATTGCCATGGGCGTGCGCGAGCGCACGAACGAATACGGAGTTCTGCGCGCCGTGGGCTTTTTGCCGAAGCACCTCGTGGGCTTCGTGCTCGGGGAATCGCTGCTCTTGGCCGGCTTCGGGGGCGCGCTGGGATTGCTCCTCGCCTACCCTTTCGTGGAGCAGGGCCTCGGCCGCTTCATCGAGGAGAACATGGGCAATTACTTTCCCTATTTCCGGGTGACGCCGGAGACGGCCCTCGTGGCATTCCTCGCGTCCCTGCTGGTCGGCGTTCTGGCAGCCGCCATTCCCGCTTACCGAGTATC
It includes:
- a CDS encoding TetR/AcrR family transcriptional regulator; protein product: MAEKKERADPARSLLLLWGSHAKPGRSGLTVRAIVQAAIELADAKGLEAVSMRQVAEALKVGTMSLYTHVPGKGELTDLMLDTVLGEIYADEGEPARQPGGWREGMRFIARRNWEAYLRHPWMIEILGPRPALGPNLCLKYEAELRPLDGLGLTDIEMDSVLTLVLTHVSCAAAAKLSSERVQRESGMSDSEWWVTTGPILTQVMDESRFPVAGRVGSASSKAYEGLLDPMHMLTFGLERILDGVALLVEQRKQN
- a CDS encoding efflux RND transporter periplasmic adaptor subunit, whose protein sequence is MSQQLSNDLLSLKIERNPRENKSGARWLTLVGGGAAALALGVVAYTAGIPYLEAKFFRTKVDVTEVAMVSPSQAQVELSATGYVVPQITARIGAKVIGRVAHTRIKEGSRVKAGDVMFELDAADQKSAIASAQARYEASSARASASHAQMREVQQQLAREKKLVATGAVAPAQSEDLDARVATMRETARAAEAEAHAQRAEVKALSVGLGNLTIVAPIDGTVVNKPVEVGAVVHPEIPLTELVDFDSLLIEADVPEAKMGSIKKDAPCEAVFDAIPNQRIRAVVVEVSPRLNRAKATGTIKVKLVDTVEGVLPEMSARVSFLSKPLEADQMKEPPRKVVPSSALAERAGSKVVFAVDGERVRMQRVDLGAPFGSGFELKHGPEPGTVLVRDPSPALADGQAIKRN
- a CDS encoding response regulator; this encodes MRLQQVPDGSKRYILQKLHILVVEDDRDSRSMISRFLQQAGARVTAVCDAFEALQVIRAVRPDVILSDIAMPGMDGHALIRHVRSSPAAMGALVPAIAVSAFAAHDDRMTAIHAGFDEHLAKPVDFGAMLQAILRVVREKRDTSDKATIPPVASS
- a CDS encoding Smr/MutS family protein, with the translated sequence MSAEYPTSSALEAAAPAKTRADLEWDRVLSAVAERCQGDMGKSEALSLSFAGTREEVRARLAEAKEAHSCLLAGEPLPVSATFDVTEAVQRLKVGGALGPIELRGIGGMLTAARALRRFLHARRGTLPALYAACATDPTLDGLAEEVAGSFDPDGTLSDRASPALGRLRAERQAARQRMLARLEDLMVRYERVLQDKFVTEREGRYVLPVRSDAHERFPGLVHATSASGSTIFVEPRAVIPMGNRLKMLDAEVEREEIAVYTRLSTLLGDALASLEACRAAIARADVLAAIAQLAEELGLVFPNVVDEPRLDLKKARHPLLALDGTKVIASDLAIGAGHAVVVSGPNAGGKTVALKTMGLAALMVRAGLPVACDEGSVVGIFDVVVSDVGDDQNLSKNLSTFSAHVSNLRDILDAAHRGALVLLDELAGGTDPREGEALAAGVLDSLCARGGAVVVTTHYEGLKALALADERFQNASVGFDLTTMEPTFRVTIGIPGSSSALAVARRFGMPGTVIERAERFLSREDQSFETLVKRLHEERAALELARSAATTREREAEQARARLEAEIARTRDQEARIVSREAEALLASLRRAKDDLREAQARLRAKKLDEAQLRDAERAIQRVSGAVALGGELEPVVRAREARERGEAAERRPLAPGEVRRGTRVYVPRLRAEAEVVEVSGESVRVSAGALKLNVPLGELRSAAPAEPAAPAKPAPAAAPGGEARRDPAIATSDNTCDLRGLRVDDALALATSFLDRCLNERRSVAFLLHGHGTGALRDALRKELKSSSYVAHMRSGTQEEGGDGVTVVWLS
- a CDS encoding FtsX-like permease family protein → MNFFSIAFKNLARNRFRVVLTILGVAVPVVTFVLLRTVIWAWELGAEVAAKDRVVTRHKVTFIMTLPLRYVSELQQHAKELGVKQSTYAVWFGAKDPAHDKEFFATLGVDPKTYLDVYTEMSIAPQEKQAWLQNRKGALVGDVLARKLGWKVGDKVTLQTPFYPDTPNWEFTIEGIYQATAKSVDRSSFFFHFDYINESIPVRQRDQVGWIISRVVDPSRAAEVGVRIDKMFDEQETQTLSQDEGAFQASFLASFSALLKTLNVISIVILVIMSLILGNTIAMGVRERTNEYGVLRAVGFLPKHLVGFVLGESLLLAGFGGALGLLLAYPFVEQGLGRFIEENMGNYFPYFRVTPETALVAFLASLLVGVLAAAIPAYRVSKLRVVEALRRVA
- a CDS encoding ABC transporter ATP-binding protein, whose amino-acid sequence is MIKLSAIDKTYYRGDEAVKVLHGLSLDIPTGSFEALMGPSGSGKSTLLNLMAGLDRPSGGSIEIAGQRIDQLSESQLARWRADNVGFIFQSYNLLPVLSAVENVELPLLLTAVPARERRRRAETALRIVGLSERMHHYPRQLSGGQEQRVAIARAIVNDPKLLVCDEPTGDLDRNSADEVLRLLETLNKELHKTIVMVTHDPVAAERAGIVRRLEKGALA
- a CDS encoding thiamine pyrophosphate-dependent enzyme, producing MGYVHGGRIVAQALKRHGTTHLFTLCGGHIQAIYDGCLDEQIRVVDVRHEQTAGHAADGYARVTGKPGVCAVTAGPGVTDVVTAVANAQRAGVPMIVIGGAGPKLLTDMGSLQDMDHVSLMRPITKWSVQVPETRRIAEYIDAAFRVAQQGVPGPVFLEMPLDLLMNVHDDADQPATAPFAEPPRPGGDYRSIERAAALLREAQRPCFLVGSQLRWSPMFDAVARAADAYEVPFFLNGMARTALKANHPQLFSRSRKFALAQADVAFVFGTPFDFRVDYGRSPTWANDVKIVQIDLEGAELGRNRRVDLGIHGDSGLVLDQLLRALPSKKAPEWLSAVRAEETKRRAKMEAEIGSNDSPPNPLRVCAELGKRLKPNDIVVGDGGDFVATAAYVLKLEWPQLWMDPGPLGTLGVGPGYAMAAKLARPDANVVLVYGDGSFGLHGLEFEAMVRQNIPVIAVIGNDAGWTQIRRGQVEIYGTERAVATGLEYTRYEKVVEACGGFGAYVEKVEDLGPALDAAFAAGKPACVNVKIAKSDFRKGAISV